In the Malassezia vespertilionis chromosome 3, complete sequence genome, one interval contains:
- the ARP3 gene encoding Arp2/3 complex subunit, actin nucleation center (COG:Z; EggNog:ENOG503NW63), protein MPSPNVIVLYVLHLHQLTYRDNGTGYTKMGFAGNAEPSFVFPTAIATPVSGSSGGARPAVPSKPGGLSNSSLASKRGIEDLDFHIGYEAYANAKTYQVHQPIRHGIVEDWDLMERFWEQCIFKYLRAEPEENYFMLTEPPLNPPENREATAEIMFESFNIKGLYIAVQAVLALAASWTSNKVSDRTLTGTVIDSGDGVTHVIPVAEGYVIGSAIKHIPLAGRDITYFVQQLLRERGESANIPAEDSRLVAERIKEDYSYVCQDIVREFRRFDEDPYKYFARYDGEHSVTGRKYSVDIGYERFLAPEVFFNPEIVSSDFLTPLPEVVDNVIQQSPIDVRRGLYKNIVLSGGSTMFQHFGQRLKKDLNTIVGERLAASEAASGNLARSSGVDVNVISHKQQRYAVWYGGSLLGSLPDFYSFCYDKRDYEEHGPSIVRKFSVFGGV, encoded by the exons ATGCCGAGTCCCAACGTGATTGTGCTGTACGTATTGCACTTGCACCAGCTGACATACAGAGATAATGGCACAGGGTACACCAAGATGGG CTTTGCAGGGAATGCCGAGCCGAGCTTTGTGTTCCCCACGGCAATTGCAACGCCCGTCTCtggcagcagcggcggtgcacGGCCTGCTGTACCATCAAAGCCCGGAGGCTTATCGAATTCCTCGCTTGCGTCGAAGCGCGGGATTGAGGATTTGGACTTTCATATCGGTTACGAAGCATACGCCAACGCAAAAACCTACCAAGTGCACCAGCCCATCCGCCATGGGATTGTCGAGGACTGGGATCTCATGGAGCGTTTTTGGGAGCAGTGCATTTTCAAGTACTTGCGTGCAGAGCCTGAAGAAAATTACTTTATGCTGACCGAGCCGCCGCTGAACCCACCGGAAAACAGGGAAGCAACTGCGGAGATCATGTTTGAGTCGTTTAACATCAAAGGCCTTTACATTGCCGTCCAGGCTGTTTTGGCACTTGCAgcgagctggacaagcaACAAGGTGAGCGATCGCACATTGACCGGCACGGTGATTGATagcggcgatggcgtcACGCACGTTATTCCTGTCGCAGAAGGCTACGTGATCGGAAGTGCCATCAAGCACATTCCTTTGGCCGGCCGAGATATCACCTACTTTGTGCAGCAATTGCTGCGTGAGCGGGGCGAGTCTGCCAACATTCCCGCTGAGGATAGCCGCTTGGTCGCGGAGCGGATCAAGGAAGATTACAGTTATGTGTGCCAGGACATTGTCCGCGAGTTCCGTCGCTTTGACGAGGATCCGTACAAGTACTTTGCACGCTACGACGGCGAGCATTCCGTCACTGGCCGAAAGTACTCGGTCGACATCGGCTACGAGCGCTTCCTCGCCCCAGAGGTCTTCTTTAACCCCGAGATCGTCAGCTCCGATTTCCTCACGCCGTTGCCTGAAGTGGTCGATAATGTGATCCAGCAAAGTCCTATTGATGTCCGCCGTGGTTTGTATAAAAATATTGTGCTTTCGGGCGGGTCGACCATGTTCCAGCACTTTGGCCAGCGCCTGAAAAAAGACCTGAACACCATCGTgggcgagcgcctcgcggcGTCCGAGGCAGCTAGCGGTAACTTGGCCCGCAGCTCGGGCGTCGACGTGAATGTGATATCGCACAAGCAGCAACGGTACGCAGTTTGGTACGGCGGCTCCCTCCTGGGTTCGCTCCCCGACTTTTACTCTTTCTGCTACGACAAGCGCGACTATGAAGAGCATGGACCGAGTATCGTGCGCAAGTTTAGTGTGTTTGGTGGCGTGTAG
- the NAT5 gene encoding N-terminal methionine N(alpha)-acetyltransferase NatE (EggNog:ENOG503P5NM; COG:S): MAPTWPAMEYAERSKPQGSASVRSHIAERANISMADITPNNVGQLHMLNAKLFPIVYVKELYKVQGEDVKPLCKLGLFNDIPVGDICCTLEDGPDETTWKIYIMTLGVLPSYRRLGIATALLNHVLENAPVGGMFAGRRVHALYLHVQTSNVAARAFYEKNGFVVSDKIEGYYSQLEPQSAWVLEKHT; the protein is encoded by the coding sequence ATGGCACCTACATGGCCTGCTATGGAGTATGCGGAGCGGAGCAAGCCGCAAGGGAGCGCATCGGTGCGCAGCCACATTGCGGAGCGCGCAAATATTTCAATGGCTGATATTACGCCGAACAATGTCGGTCAGTTGCACATGCTGAACGCAAAGCTCTTTCCCATTGTGTACGTCAAAGAGCTGTACAAGGTACAGGGTGAGGACGTGAAGCCGTTGTGCAAATTAGGTTTGTTTAACGATATTCCTGTCGGTGATATATGCTGTACTTTGGAGGACGGGCCAGATGAAACGACGTGGAAAATATACATCATGACGCTGGGTGTCCTTCCGTCGTACCGGCGCCTCGGCATTGCTACGGCGCTGCTGAACCATGTGCTGGAGAATGCGCCCGTGGGTGGCATGTTTGCAGGCCGCCGCGTACATGCACTTTACCTGCATGTCCAGACCAGTAACGTagccgcacgcgcattcTACGAGAAAAACGGCTTTGTCGTCTCGGATAAAATCGAGGGCTACTACAGCCAGCTGGAGCCGCAAAGCGCATGGGTGCTTGAAAAGCATACATAG
- the wos2 gene encoding p23 chaperone protein wos2 (COG:O; EggNog:ENOG503P2NF), with protein sequence MSATNAPEILWAQRSSAEEPEKNVVMLTINVPNLTEDSVKVDLTASHLHFEASVPADSAKGIEGKHYLFDVDFFEEIDVAQSKQHLTPKSLYMLLRKQQSKDEYWPRLTKEKVRLHNVKTDFSKWVDEDEQDGEQPDDVGGMGGMPDMGGMGGMGGMPGMGGMGGMPGMGGAGGAGGMGGLDLQQLMASMGGGADGAGMPDMSAFAGDGADMDAGEEDGEEPAIEEVEEPTK encoded by the coding sequence ATGTCTGCAACCAATGCTCCCGAGATCCTGTGggcccagcgcagcagcgccgaggaACCTGAAAAGAATGTGGTGATGCTTACCATTAACGTTCCCAACCTGACCGAGGACAGCGTCAAGGTCGACCTGACCGCGTCGCACCTGCACTTTGAGGCGTCTGTGCCTGCGGACAGCGCCAAGGGCATCGAGGGCAAGCACTACCTTTTTGACGTTGACTTTTTCGAGGAGATCGATGTCGCGCAGTCGAAGCAGCATCTTACCCCCAAATCGCTGTACAtgctcttgcgcaagcagcagaGCAAGGACGAGTACTGGCCGCGCCTGACCAAGGAAAAGGTCCGTCTCCACAATGTCAAGACCGACTTTAGCAAGTGGGTTGATGAAGACGAGCAGGATGGCGAGCAGCCAGATGATgtgggcggcatgggcggcatgcccgacatgggcggcatgggcggcatgggcggcatgcctggcatgggcggcatgggtGGCATGCCCGGCATGGGCGGTGCTGGTGGCGccggcggcatgggcggccTCGATCTCCAACAACTTATGGCgagcatgggcggcggtgcTGACGGTGCCGGCATGCCGGACATGAGCGCATTTGCCGGCGATGGTGCTGACATGGATGCTGGCGAAGAGGATGGTGAGGAACCTGCCATCGAGGAGGTAGAAGAGCCGACCAAGTAG
- the NOP15 gene encoding nucleolar protein (COG:A; BUSCO:EOG09264T8I; EggNog:ENOG503P21Q), with protein sequence MRTAVKRSAPVRSAGARKPSHGKVPISSASKSRAAAPVKKVTPLAPKPKKRVRIHEAADILDAKKARKATVESEEEDDATLEGFDEPDSDSEDAEDDVLATRAAPSVGEIVRLPNSRDDAVVRQRLDQAKSRHAERSDGETGVVYIGRLPHGFFETQLKAYFSQFGDIRRLRLSRNKKTGHSKHYAFIEFDAKEVAEIVVDTMNNYLLDGHLVQMAMIPDRDVNPNMWIGANRTFRKVPTDRIERVRRARTRTAAERERVNKKLLQRETRRRAKLERLGIDYDFPGYQT encoded by the coding sequence ATGCGAACGGCGGTGAAACGGAGCGCGCCGGTGCGCAGTGCTGGTGCACGCAAGCCGAGCCATGGAAAGGTACCCATTTCTTCCGCAAGCAAGAGCCGTGCGGCCGCACCTGTAAAGAAAGTGACGCCATTAGCGCCCAAGCCGAAGAAACGCGTGCGTATCCACGAAGCGGCGGACATACTCGATGCGAAAAAAGCACGCAAAGCAACGGTTGAATCCGAGGAAGAGGATGATGCAACATTGGAGGGGTTTGATGAGCCCGATTCCGACTCCGAAGATGCGGAAGACGACGTgcttgcgacgcgcgcagcgccgagcgtcgGGGAGATTGTGCGCCTGCCAAACAGCCGCGACGACGCGGTCGtccgccagcgcctcgatcAGGCCAAGAGCCGGCACGCCGAACGCAGCGATGGCGAAACCGGTGTTGTGTACATTGGCCGTCTTCCGCATGGGTTTTTTGAGACACAGCTCAAGGCCTACTTTTCGCAGTTTGGCGACATTCGCCGCCTTCGTCTCTCGCGCAACAAAAAGACGGGCCACTCGAAGCACTATGCGTTTATTGAGTTTGACGCAAAAGAAGTTGCAGAGATTGTCGTGGACACAATGAACAACTACTTGCTGGACGGGCACCTCGTCCAAATGGCCATGATTCCCGATCGTGACGTGAATCCAAACATGTGGATCGGTGCGAACCGCACCTTCCGCAAGGTGCCGACGGaccgcatcgagcgcgtgcgccgcgctcgcacacgcacagcagctgagcgcgagcgcgtgaACAAGAagcttttgcagcgcgagacaaggcggcgcgcaaagctcGAGCGTTTGGGGATCGACTACGATTTCCCTGGATACCAAACGTAA
- the AVO1 gene encoding Component of a membrane-bound complex containing the Tor2p kinase (EggNog:ENOG503NVQ5; COG:T), with the protein MSFALDTRLRLDYLRSQDDAVVPRIITKSCVASGRQASDVLNQPSLPVADVSSEVDAECLNSSPLPPLHMDGVRAIFHQYFPQEPWPLDEMHDRISSSPTRPSESELEELPLAYRTDPGAMAVRASGRSALRDADGLEHERVVPAVAFSTQTPALHNMHASPRIVDEMEVVSKREQGADLTMEPLYGSLFAPAAASMSSAASASHMGHAGSFASGLDAFSSSVSGEPLEPEPRAKGTPDWRSFYIPGSYTVAPSPNASPSAQPAQGALRTTGMLAFSKTSIEPAQRTHRSLLSAKLQHNDVAVAQTSHSLSAYARIGASDNDANGVHVTLYFPDQQGSTPSVRVCVQQDASMDELIGYGLYCYEERFGEPPRHGTDHIDMAKAEAWSLRMVECGVVDEDYPAIDRSLTVRKFGKDAFAICPQRSSRLLSALSTIPHASSTAPDSVLLQIMVVPTARGTTIVRVPRHAHAADVVRIVCHACHLSEPSSHVLFYRDVGDVIRDDCAVASLFGRTDLALVERGSLSQAPAAPNPGANSEVQQQPKYQNAMDLISNYKAYSVSRRHPISVGRHERVITIDGEYIHIIRPAEKHFFHARSTSYHISAVLQCDRYPRYPNQFKIVVARDNRRDTKRYDFEADDKHAAGMYQRH; encoded by the exons ATGTCCTTTGCGCTGGATACTCG TCTTCGGCTGGACTATCTGCGTAGCCAGGATGATGCAGTTGTTCCGCGCATCATTACCAAAAGCTGCGTAGCTAGTGGCCGCCAAGCGTCGGACGTGCTGAACCAGCCGTCGCTGCCCGTTGCGGACGTGTCGAGTGAAGTGGATGCAGAGTGTTTGAACAGCTCTCCATTACCGCCATTGCACATggacggcgtgcgtgccATCTTCCACCAGTATTTTCCCCAAGAACCGTGGCCACTGGACGAAATGCACGATAGGATTTCCTCTTCTCCCACCCGGCCAAGCGAGTccgagctggaagagcTTCCGCTTGCGTACCGGACAGACCCTGGGGCAATGGCTGTGCGTGCCTCCGGTCGCTCTGCcctgcgcgatgcggatgGTTTGGAGCACGAGCGCGTGGTGCCCGCCGTGGCATTCTCTACTCAGACacctgcgctgcacaacaTGCATGCTAGCCCACGAATCGTCGACGAGATGGAAGTAGTTTCCAAGCGAGAGCAAGGTGCAGACCTCACAATGGAGCCACTGTACGGCTCGCTTTTTGCCCCGGCGGCCGCAAGTatgtcgagcgcggcaagcgcatcgcacatGGGACACGCCGGCTCCTTTGCTTCTGGCTTGGAtgccttttccagctcCGTCTCTGGCGAGCCGCTGGAACCAGAGCCGCGGGCGAAGGGCACACCTGACTGGCGGTCGTTTTACATTCCTGGCTCTTACACTGTCGCCCCGAGCCCCAACGCGTCTCCATCCGCCCAGCCAGCCCAaggcgcattgcgcactACAGGCATGCTCGCATTTAGCAAAACTTCGATTGAGCCTGCTCAACGGACGCATCGCTCGCTCCTCAGCGCGAAGTTGCAGCATAATGACGTTGCCGTCGCCCAAACGAGTCATTCGCTCTCTGcgtacgcgcgcatcggcgcgaGCGACAACGACGCAAACGGCGTGCACGTCACGCTATACTTTCCCGACCAGCAAGGTAGCACACCGTCCGTGCGTGTTTGCGTACAGCAGGATGCAAGCATGGATGAGCTGATTGGCTACGGGCTATATTGCTACGAGGAACGGTTCGGcgagccgccgcgccatggtacAGACCATATTGACATGGCAAAAGCGGAGGCGTGGTCGTTGCGCATGGTAGAATGCGGTGTTGTTGACGAGGATTATCCTGCCATCGACCGCTCTTTGACGGTGCGCAAGTTCGGCAAGGATGCGTTTGCAATTTGCCCACAGCGCTCTTCGCGTCTTTTGTCCGCTCTCAGCACAATTCCGCACGCTtccagcaccgcgcccgACTCGGTGCTTTTGCAAATCATGGTGGTGCCCACCGCGCGTGGCACAACTATTGTACGCGTTCCTCGGCAtgcacacgccgccgacgttgtgcgcatcgtgtGCCACGCATGTCATCTCTCGGAGCCGAGCTCGCATGTCCTATTTTACCGCGACGTTGGCGACGTTATCCGCGACGACTGCGCCGTAGCATCTTTGTTTGGGCGCACCGACTTGGCGCTTGTGGAGCGCGGCTCCCTttcgcaagcgcctgcCGCACCGAATCCTGGAGCGAATAGCGAGGTGCAGCAACAGCCCAAGTACCAGAACGCGATGGATCTTATTTCCAACTACAAGGCCTATTCCGTAAGTCGCCGGCATCCCATCTCTGTGGGGCGCCACGAGCGTGTGATTACCATCGACGGTGAGTATATTCACATTATCCGCCCCGCAGAGAAGCATTTCTTCCACGCGCGCTCCACATCGTACCACATTTCTGCCGTCCTGCAGTGCGATCGATACCCCCGATATCCAAACCAATTTAAGATTGTCGTTGCGAGGGACAACCGGCGCGATACGAAGCGATACGATTTCGAGGCGGACGACAAGCATGCTGCGGGTATGTACCAACGACACTGA
- a CDS encoding type II protein arginine methyltransferase (BUSCO:EOG09260SAH; COG:D; EggNog:ENOG503NVXA), with product MATTEQSAALPSVHVPVSLFISGDALAHTFQRFPGQTHDAALATTQAEIGTDVPVDAALEAKLKNPGVTPVQSCQMLATAGKYDNIVLELTNAQWRERWERLCLLQSLESEPDRSFGAPELPRSSSRAVLFSGPAPSELLRTEAEQWRADPHFQRAELNVTHLDEPRSVTLMLSQWLELDSPDEGVRFDSELALRQEFQYAAYLGVQHVVLPAPSSSPDRRPFLADYARAVRDCLAGIAGAASATGPTMKVSVRMPVSSPHILATMLMRQATRTPNGAHAMPAAAYLRTNDNWAWETWEALQNFTGYNAQLHVALDLSMPLPPSASMQRWTAEPVSMLWLPSSSFLANAKGYPVLSKSAQGLIRRLLRRKPTVVLSDITTPPPQHTRGGPTAYLQYIRHLEHTLPEPDATEAFAQGYGDLLQVPLQPMSENLGGSTYDVFESDPVKYDLYEEAIYQALVDRASLGTTTQIWVVGAGHGMLVARSLAAAERASRAVHVTALEKNPGACIGLQDRQLIEWGDQVTVVQGDMRTLPPPSGSARADIVLSELLGSLGDNELAPECLDGAMRFLKPNGISIPSAYTAHIAPITAPKLYAKLHNATQAAQPHAQPGVGMGELSARKGFDTPYVVLLQSSNLLSSTQKDAALPRIQPCWRFEHGPLEDSGLVCAPNGLPCTDGHNMRTSVNTFFVSHAGVCHGLVGYFEAQLYKDITLSTVPDDARKTPDMVSWFPTFFPFREPLYVPPHAEIQVHLWRLTDKDKVWYEWCAEVFLLTTSPALAAQVTGADSILFSPAPDHSVFSNAAHTPMVPGAARFGDGNVGLGLGLSPNATPTRVQHITNVLDASPNVTLDSVTSPSMPAPHIAAERLARIKTGETPLMNAGARGSWLTIGT from the coding sequence ATGGCAACAACGGagcaaagcgcggcgctacCTTCCGTGCACGTCCCCGTCTCTTTATTCATTTCTGGAGATGCACTTGCACACACGTTCCAGCGCTTCCCAGGCCAGacgcacgacgcggcgcttgcgaccACCCAAGCCGAGATCGGCACCGATGTGCCTGtagacgcggcgctggaagcaAAGCTGAAAAATCCAGGCGTGACGCCTGTGCAATCGTGCCAGATGCTGGCCACTGCGGGGAAGTACGATAACATCGTTCTGGAGCTGACCAatgcgcaatggcgcgagcgctgggAACGGCTGTGCCTGCTGCAGTCGCTAGAATCGGAGCCCGACCGgtcgtttggcgcgccagAGCTTCCGCGCAGCAGTTCCCGCGCAGTCCTCTTTAGCGGCCCCGCGCCCTCCGAGCTATTGCGCACCGAAGCCGAgcaatggcgcgccgatccGCACTTTCAGCGCGCGGAGCTCAACGTGACGCATctcgacgagccgcgcagcgTAACTCTCATGCTTAGCCAGTGGCTTGAGCTCGACTCGCCAGATGAAGGCGTGCGCTTTGACTCGGAACTAGCGCTCCGCCAAGAGTTTCAGTACGCGGCGTACCTCGGCGTCCAGCACGTAGTTCTCcctgcgccgagcagcagccCCGACCGGCGTCCTTTCCTCGCGGACtatgcacgcgccgtgcgcgactGCCTTGCCGGCATCGCAGGTGCTGCGTCTGCCACTGGCCCGACGATGAAAGTCAGCGTGCGTATGCCCGTCAGCTCGCCGCACATCCTTGCAACGATGCTTATGCGCCAAGCGACACGCACGCCAAACGGTGCGCATGCCATGCCTGCCGCTGCCTACCTGCGCACAAACGACAACTGGGCATGGGAGACGTGGGAGGCACTGCAGAACTTCACCGGGTAcaatgcacagctgcacgtcgcgctggatttGAGCATGCCGCTTCCTCCGTCTgcgtcgatgcagcgctggacAGCCGAGCCGGTCTCGATGCTCTGGCTCCCTTCGTCGTCATTCCTCGCGAACGCAAAAGGGTACCCAGTCTTGTCCAAATCGGCGCAAGGGCTCATTCGCCGCCTGCTCCGCCGCAAGCCCACCGTCGTCCTTAGCGATATAACCACGCCTCCGCCGCAACACACACGCGGCGGCCCCACTGCATACCTGCAGTACATTCGCCACCTCGAGCACACGCTCCCTGAACCTGACGCAACGGAGGCGTTTGCGCAAGGCTACGGCGACCTGCTGCaggtgccgctgcagcccATGTCTGAAAATTTGGGCGGGAGCACATACGATGTGTTCGAGTCAGACCCAGTCAAGTACGACCTGTACGAAGAGGCCATCTATCAAGCGCTGGTCGACCGCGCGAGCCTGGGCACCACTACGCAGATTTGGGTCGTCGGCGCAGGCCATGGCATGCTTGTTGCACGCAgtcttgccgctgctgagcgcgcttcgcgcgctgtgcacgtcacggcgctggaaaaaaACCccggtgcgtgcattgggCTGCAAGACCGGCAACTGATCGAGTGGGGCGACCAGGTCACCGTAGTTCAGGGCGAtatgcgcacgctgccgcCTCCGAGCGggtctgcgcgcgccgataTCGTTCTGAGCGAACTGTTGGGCAGTTTGGGCGACAATGAGCTTGCCCCCGAGTgcttggacggcgcgatgcggTTCCTGAAACCAAATGGCATCTCCATTCCCAGTGCATACActgcgcacatcgcgccGATCACCGCGCCGAAACTGTACGCCAAGCTGCACAACGCGACGCAAGCCGCAcagccgcacgcacagccTGGCGTCGGTATGGGCGAGCTGTCTGCGCGCAAGGGATTCGACACGCCCTATGTCGTCCTCTTGCAGTCCAGCAACCTTCTTTCCTCCACACaaaaagacgcggcgctgccgcgcatccAGCCCTGCTGGCGCTTTGAGCACGGGCCGTTGGAGGACAGTGGCTTGGtatgcgcgccaaacggTTTACCGTGCACCGACGGGCATAATATGCGCACCTCGGTCAACACCTTTTTTGTGTCGCACGCGGGCGTGTGCCATGGTCTCGTGGGCTACTTTGAGGCGCAGCTCTACAAGGATATCACCCTGAGTACCGTGCccgacgacgcgcgcaaaacgcCCGATATGGTGAGCTGGTTTCCCACGTTTTTCCCTTTCCGCGAGCCACTCTATGTCCCGCCGCACGCTGAGATCCAGGTGCATCTGTGGCGCTTGACCGACAAAGACAAGGTGTGGTACGAGTGGTGTGCGGAAGTGTTTCTTTTGACCACGTCGCCGGCGTTGGCCGCGCAAGTCACGGGCGCAGACAGTATCCTATTTTCCCCTGCGCCGGACCACAGCGTCTTTTCCAACGCCGCACACACCCCCATGGTGCCGGGCGCGGCCAGGTTTGGCGATGGAAATGTAGGTCTTGGCCTAGGTCTCTCGCCCAACGCCACACCGACACGCGTTCAGCACATTACCAACGTGCTGGATGCCTCGCCCAATGTCACGCTTGACTCGGTCACGTCGCCGTCCatgccggcgccgcacattgCCGCCGAGCGACTTGCGCGGATCAAGACGGGCGAGACGCCGCTGATGaatgcaggcgcgcggGGATCCTGGCTCACGATCGGTACATAG
- a CDS encoding uncharacterized protein (EggNog:ENOG503P7DG; COG:S) translates to MQFAELKRAALAQTAAQREAFEERTRERAAQRDVAHARAEQREKERAHWLARERLRQETQDTRGDKAQGAQAAVRNAKAARATEAAARNKLLGRNAEVRSPAFQKAKRAASRHRAGATMRNKHGGVPLTREEKRQKRMASEMGVAFQHGQARAPAPPNATSGGTLRCKTARETFIEEENRRKREAFAIRVDDADDADDAGDAGDAGDARANAISDEIWRLFGKDRLRYAARDIDSDEDMEAGADDVLREERISARQAQKEDELAARELEERQQRKRALQRM, encoded by the coding sequence ATGCAATTTGCGGAGCTgaagcgtgcggcgctcgcacagactgcggcgcagcgggaGGCGTTTGAGGAGCGGACACGagagcgtgcggcgcagcgtgatgttgcgcatgcgcgggcagagcagcgcgaaaaagagcgtGCACATTGGCTTGCACGCGAGCGTTTGCGTCAAGAAACGCAGGATACCCGAGGGGACAAGGCACAAggggcgcaagcggcagtGCGTAATgccaaagcggcgcgggcgaccgaggcagcggcgcggaacAAGCTGCTTGGACGCAACGCAGAGGTGCGGTCGCCCGCATTCCAAAAAGCGaaacgcgccgcatcaCGGCATCGCGCCGGTGCCACGATGCGGAATAAGCATGGCGGCGTGCCACTAACGCGCGAGGAAAAGCGCCAGAAACGCATGGCGAGCGAGATGGGCGTGGCGTTCCAGcacggccaagcgcgggcgccagcgccgcccaatGCGACGAGCGGCGGCACACTGCGATGCAagacggcgcgcgaaacGTTTATCGAGGAAGAGAATCGACGCAAGCGAGAGGCGTTTGCCATACGCGTCGACGAtgccgacgatgccgacgatgccggcgacgcgggcgacgcgggcgacgcgcgcgccaacgCCATCTCGGACGAGATCTGGCGCTTGTTTGGCAAGGACCGTTTGCGCTACGCGGCGCGGGATATTGACAGCGACGAAGATATGGAGGCCGGCGCTGATGACGTTCTCCGCGAAGAGCGGAtcagcgcgcggcaagcgcagaaAGAAGACGAGCTGGCGGCACGCGAGCTCGAAGAACGCCAGCAGCGTAAACGCGCATTGCAACGTATGTAG